The Hordeum vulgare subsp. vulgare chromosome 4H, MorexV3_pseudomolecules_assembly, whole genome shotgun sequence genomic interval atgatatgtggctgttttggacatattgtactgatgtgttgtttagctcgtagttgttgcaccgttgctccgttttgttcgtgtcctatatgaaacttgcttagaatctcgtgtagtttcatattttcatgctggttgtgtgttttgaaatgtttgtgactgtcgttgcatacattttgcattcatgtcatcatatcttgcggtgttcgtatcttttgaaccgtagctccgttggagatgttctctatgtgtaaatttatTATAACGACGCGTAGAGTCACGTGAacatatttattttgctgtttaacaagtatttaaacatgttagttcagatctggaccgaattgttaattaacgtatgaggtcatctcggagatgctatatgtcatttccgacctcatttaaaatgcctagatagttagtttaattacgcttcacctcttgccatgtttaaccacatttaatattgccgagtacctaattgggatagaactaaataattggtatgtggagtttcgtcaatatgcaactcggtgcatattgaacttcacttaatgtgtagtgtttgattgttgtgaattgccatgccacgtcttgcatatattcagccgctcatgcatcatttgtgttgtgcatcgtgtgatgtatatcgtgtgttgatgcttgtttccggtttccttcatctcgatagagttccgcaagcgtgtcggatgtgaggacccgttcgactatatcggttcgtctgcttaatggagtcattcttcttccaagcgggatctcaggcaagatgaccatttccccggataccattactatcattgccatgctagtattaccgtttctatcgttatgtctcgttgcctaccacctgttaaatatcagcccctcaacatttccatgaaaaccttcaacctgttcataacctagcaaaccactgatcggctatgttaccgcttgctttatcatgtgttagcattgctagttgcaggtgcagttgtttccatgtgattacatgggttccttgttatatcaccctattaaatgctatttaaatttaatgcacctatatacttggtaaaaggtggaaggcttggcctttctagcctggtgttttgttccacttttgcccccttagtttcggctaccggtgttatgttccatcattgagcgctcctaacacgatcggggatgttatggggacccccttgataattcgttttagattaaagctggtctggcaaggcccaacattggtactacatttgcccaacatattaattttgttaatactgaaagcatagggcgtcatgaacccgaggagtaattttacataatacaggaagggccagtgttgatggtgctggtccaaaacagaccaCTGTGCGGggtcaacccagggcaacttgggagatttctatcaggcgaccatacgcgtagcttatccgtcgtgtcgtgagaacgagatacgcggctcctatcgggatcgtcgacacgctgggcggccttgctagattagttttacctttgacgaatgtcttgtgcatcaggattccggtgatgctttgggtaatctcagagttgaggttttccactaaggagtccaacgagatcgcgagcttcgtgatcgaggatttctatgcggcttgtggtaatttgtgatggattggagcactcctgcagggttaaatctttcggaaagccgtgcccacagttatgtggcaacgtggaaactttgtttaacactggttctacacaacttgaagttaacttaattaaaatatgccaactgagtgcgtaaccgtgactgtctctttcgcgagttccttctccgatcgaggacacggtggggttatgtttgacgtaagtaggtgttcatgatcatccctttgatcatcattagttcacgtcctctatgcgtagaccatccccctctttattcttgtactcgtaagttagccacctcacatatgcttagtcgcttgttgcagcctcaccacttaaccataccacaCCTATTAAGCTctactagtcttgatacctttggaaatgagattgctgagtcccctgtggctcacagattactacaccaccagttgcaggtacaggtaaaggttaattGACGcgggcgcgttgattgttcatttggagttgcttcttcttcttcttcatcaatctaggatgggttccaggccggcagtctgggatagcaaggatggatgtcgttctcttttatcgtttgttttcgtccatagtcggaccctgctcttcttcgtgatatttatgtattgtactgatgtgactctgatgtagcatgtgacgagtgtaagccaattccatatatctcttctttttcagtacatgtacttgtaacgatatccattcttccgAATCGACGAgatacgcttctatccctgacgaggccgtcgtgccaaattgaggataggatcgcatcttgggcgttacatgggCGGTGATGCCTCCTTGTTGCACGTGGCTAATCTCTATCATGTGGACCTCTTCCTTCTCCATGTTTAGTTCTCCATGAGTCTGCACACGGCTTGTCTCATGGGCGCCTTCCAGCATATCTACACCCGCCTCCTTTATCATGTCATTTTCCTTTCTAAACTCCAGCACTCTTTGTGGACCCACCGAAGAACGTGCTTCTCTTTTCTTCATCGAACTTGTCACCTCATCCTATTTCCCCTCACTCTTCCTCCACCCCCAGCCGAGGCGCCATTGTCGATGCTCTCCTTCCTCCAAGACAAACTGTTGCTTCCTGCCTTTCCCTCTCTGTCCCCAAAACCATTGGATCTTCCTCCACTACTGCTACCACACCCCACCACTCCATCTTTGCTTCTCGCCGCTACACTACTTCCTTGGTATGTAGGCTCTGAGCCAGCTGCCGAATTGCTTCTCTTCCCCCTTTGTCAAACTGACGGAGCAATTTTTCTCTTCATGCCCAATAATCCCACATATGTAGCAGAATTGCCGAAGGTATTCATACCGAAAAGGGCACCACCTCACACGCTCATCATCCCCTATAtgaatgaccgttcccctcatcagAGGCTTTGTAATGTCTAATTTGACCTTAATTCGCAATGATTCTCCTTCCGCCATCCCGTCTTCCCCCACCTCCAGATCCACAAAAGCTCCCACCTTTTCCCCAATCATCTCCCTTTCCGCCCTATCCATTCTACCAAGGGGAACCTTGAGCACCTGCACCGAGATCGGGACCCAATTGAAAACATACTCCTCTAGAGCTTTATTCAGGTCAAAATCCACCACTACCACCAGATCATTGTTTAGCATCCAAGGACCACTGTCCAGAGCTTTCTTCTTCCCCGAGGCTTGGGAAAATATTCTCACCCATTTTGCGGCATCGGATGCCCCGGAGTGGGCACCAAATTTTCCCTAGAGCTTGTGTCACGCCTTCCGCCGATACCGCCTTCTCCGACAAAACTTTTCCCAAAGCTTCTGCTTCTACCAAAGCCGTCCTCTCCCCATCGGCCGCCTCCATCCGCTTGCCCCCGATTCTGAGGCCTGCTTTCTCCGCCTCCGAAAGCCTCAAGCTCCTCGGCATCCCCTCCATctcccacctcctccaccccaagAACACCAGGGACCTAGATCGGGTGTATTACGATCGCGAACCCTAGGTCAAACTTGCGAAAGGCTCTGAACTGGAAGGTTTTGGGACGAAgggacaaccccccccccccccccgccagtgAATGATCACCGGGCTGGAAGCAGGGAAGGGGAACTGGGCAGATCTGGCGAGGAGACAGGGGGAACACATAACCCTAGCTAGCCGCCACCAAGTCGCCGCACACAGACTGAACCATCACTCTCGGGATGGACTAGGAACGACGAGCCACACCTAATAACGAACCATCCCACCAACTACATGGATGAGCACCAATGAAGCAGGAGATGACAAGGTATCTCGCACCACAAATGCTAGAATTGTTAGCTACTGTGCTGCTTGGGTCCTTCCACAGACTCCAGAATCAAGTGCATATCTTGTGCTCCTACTCCTCACATGCTCCCATATGCCATAAAGTAAATTTAAATGTTCAAGGCAATAAGTTTCTTTTATGAATGTCCACGAGATGTATCTCTACAATTCCTATGCCGTAGGCATATGTATTGTGAACATTCACAAAAACTTTCAGAAGTTTTTTAAATGTTCGAAATTATTTATTGAAAGTTGGGAGCATTTAAGGGTGGAACCACGGTGTCGAATGCCACTATTGTTGCTTGCTTTTATCTTCTTGATTGACAGCAGGTCATCAGGGTGCCTCTCATCCTTGTGAACCCCTCTCAATGATAACCAATGCATGATTGAAAGCACCAAGCCAAAATTTCCCCATGATGTGAACAGTAGTAGTCGGTGCCAACTACTTGGCTGTTTGCGTTTTTCTATACCAACACAGGAACCCAAGTTGTTTGTTTTGTATCAATGATAGAGGTTTATAATTAATGCTTGAGTTCACTGCCACGGCTCTCCAGGGCTATAAAtcccaagtactccctccgtagagaatataagagcgtttagatcactactttagtgatccaAACActgttatatttctttacagagggaatACTACCTTGGTACACGCAGGCTCGGCAGAATATGGAGATCAAGCAGAGCGCGGCAGGGAAATGGTCGCACGGGAAGACCATGCCGGTGAAGAACGTCCAGGCGCTGGCCGCAAACGCGGCGGACCTGACGGAGGAGGACATCAAGCGGTACATCAGGCCGGCGAGAGCCGACGATGTCGCCGTTGCTGCTCATGGCGATGACAGCAGCCAGAGCATTCCGGTGATCGACCTTGGTAGGCTCCTTGATTCCCAGAGCTATCAGCTGGAGGCGGCCAGGCTCAAGTCTGCATGTGAGGAGTGGGGCTTCTTCCAGGTATGATTTTGTTCCAGgtcaaaaaattccatgtttgaACATTTTTTTCACATAAACTACGGCATCAACTATGTTGCAACCGCTGCTATTTGCTTCCTGGTTTTCATTAGGGTACTCTCTGACCCTACTTTGCTAAACCATATGAGCCAAAATTTCTGAAAGTAGTGTGAAAAATGAAACATAGTGATATGACAAAAAGAACTAGAAGCAACAAATCATATCAAGTAATAATGCATTCGCCACCAGCAAATTTATATCAGTAACTATGTTGTTGCCTTTTAGATGAGCGAATAAGTACGTCTCTAGTAAAGAAAATCTTGCCACGCAAATGCGCAGGTCACCCTGCTAATTCAAAAATAAGTTAAGCGGTCATATTCCAAGTTTGTCACCCTTTATATCTCCTTTAAGATAGAAATACTGTTGTTTCTCTCCAAGGAGCCAATACATATAGTAATACATACAATTTACAGGTGAAAAACCATGGAATTCCTGACACAGTTCTTGAAAACATGAGGAACGACCTCGAGCATTTCTTCAGGCTTCCCCTTGATGAGAAGAACAGATTTGGTCAGTTGCCTGGAGACCTCCAAGGTTACGGCCAAGCATTCGTTGAGTCCGAAAACCAAACGCTCGACTGGTGTGACAGGCTTTACCTAGTGACCCAGCCACCTCACGATCGCGAAATGAGACCATGGCCTACAACTCCTGTCAGCTTCAGGTAATTATCATAGCCAATTGTCGTCGAAATTCAAGCATGCATTTTTCAGTATTTTGCACTACATGTACATATTTTAAGTCCTATTCCATGACTAGCTAAACCTTTTAACTACAAAAAGCGTTTTCTCTGATATGAATTTTTTCAATGCAACAGGGAATCCACTGAGTCATACTCTTCTGAGCTGATGAGGGTGACTGGCTCGCTCATGGCAATCATCGCTAGAAACCTAGACGTTGATCTCCCGAGAGATACGTACGTGAGTCAGGCATTGAGGATGACCTACTACCCTGCATGCCCCGTGGCTCATGATAAGGTTTTGGGGATTTCACCACATTCCGACATTTCTATGCTAACGCTGGTATGGGAGCTGAATCTGGTAGAAGGGCTCCAGATCAAGAGACAAGATGCATGGGTGCCGGTAAAACCCCACCCCAAGGCATTGGTAGTGAATGTTGGTGACTTTCTTGAGGTATAACCGTTGATATATTAATTTGTTCTCCTTTTCTTATtaaaacatctctatatcatattactccctccgtcccggtgtataagtcattttaggttgtgcatcatgatcaagatggagaagaaatgagagaaataaatgataatttgctaattaataccATTACATGCAATAATTAaccactactccctccgttcctaaatataagtctttgtagagatttcactagtagactacatacggatgtatatagacatattttagagtgtacattcaatcatttta includes:
- the LOC123447273 gene encoding 2-oxoglutarate-dependent dioxygenase 11-like; the encoded protein is MEIKQSAAGKWSHGKTMPVKNVQALAANAADLTEEDIKRYIRPARADDVAVAAHGDDSSQSIPVIDLGRLLDSQSYQLEAARLKSACEEWGFFQVKNHGIPDTVLENMRNDLEHFFRLPLDEKNRFGQLPGDLQGYGQAFVESENQTLDWCDRLYLVTQPPHDREMRPWPTTPVSFRESTESYSSELMRVTGSLMAIIARNLDVDLPRDTYVSQALRMTYYPACPVAHDKVLGISPHSDISMLTLVWELNLVEGLQIKRQDAWVPVKPHPKALVVNVGDFLEILTNGKYQSIEHRVAVNPHKERMSISAFHLPKLDMSVGPLSEIVGGGLKKYKTLRVDEVAKVVFSSKLDGKKTKDYAMLSV